One Terriglobia bacterium DNA window includes the following coding sequences:
- the rimM gene encoding ribosome maturation factor RimM (Essential for efficient processing of 16S rRNA) has translation MNRPLPVGRVSGFRGLGGELTVRVASGDAGRWRALTAVLVGDPAEFDRGEPARFEVERSRAYRDRLVLKLKGVDDPSRADSLKGRWILAPAEQVPVLPKGVYWVERLMALEVIDERGESLGRVEDVIPTGGVDLLVVRDPGGGEILVPLADSIVLEIDEPAGRVRVSLPEGLVPGKPRGEGERR, from the coding sequence GCGGGCTCGGCGGCGAGCTGACGGTCAGGGTGGCGTCGGGTGACGCCGGAAGGTGGCGAGCGCTCACCGCGGTGCTGGTCGGGGATCCGGCGGAATTCGACCGCGGCGAGCCGGCACGATTCGAGGTCGAGCGGAGCCGGGCGTACCGCGACCGGCTCGTGCTGAAGCTCAAGGGGGTGGATGATCCGAGCCGAGCGGACTCGCTGAAGGGGCGGTGGATTCTCGCTCCCGCCGAACAGGTTCCCGTGCTGCCGAAGGGCGTCTACTGGGTCGAGCGCCTCATGGCGCTCGAGGTGATCGACGAGCGCGGGGAGTCCTTGGGCAGGGTGGAGGACGTGATCCCGACCGGAGGCGTCGATCTCCTGGTGGTCCGGGACCCCGGCGGCGGCGAGATCCTGGTGCCGCTCGCGGACAGCATCGTGCTCGAGATCGACGAGCCGGCGGGGCGGGTGAGAGTGAGTCTTCCCGAGGGGCTCGTCCCCGGGAAGCCGCGTGGGGAGGGGGAGCGGCGGTGA